A stretch of DNA from Piliocolobus tephrosceles isolate RC106 chromosome 21, ASM277652v3, whole genome shotgun sequence:
GCGTGTCGCGGAAAGGGTGGCGGCGATTGGCCGGCGCCGCAGGCGGGGGGGCGGGGCGGAAGGTTCTGGAGGGGGCTGGCGGGCTCTGGAAGCTTCCGCCGGACGGGTATATAGAGTCCAGGACCGGGCGGCGGCGGAGCCGGGGGACGGCGACAGCGGGTCGGCGGACCGCAGAGGGGGGTCATGGGCAAAGACTACTATCAGACGCTGGGCCTGGCCCGCGGCGCGTCGGACGAGGAGATCAAGCGGGCCTACCGCCGCCAGGCGCTGCGCTACCACCCGGACAAGAACAAGGAGCCTGGCGCCGAGGAGAAGTTCAAGGAGATCGCCGAGGCCTACGACGTGCTCAGCGACCCGCGCAAGCGCGAGATCTTCGACCGCTACGGAGAGGAAGGTGTGTGCGCGCGGCCAGGGGCGCGGTCCCGCCGTTTGACAGGGAAACCGAGGCATACCGGGCCCCCCGGGAAGGATGCCCCGGGCCCGGGGACCGAGCTGCCCCGCCCTCCGGCCGCTCGGGCCTCGGCCCTTGGATTGGCGGCCGTGCGGTGGGAGGAGGAGCCTTGGCCCAGCCGCTCGCCCAGAAGCTTCTAGCATGTCTGGGGCTGCCCCTCCCCGGGCGCCTCTTCCCGCGGCCCCGAGCAGCCCTGGGGTGCGGTGCATGGGGGGTGTAGAGGAGCCGGGGGTGACGACGGGGACGGCACGGCGGAGCCTGCTGCGGACCTGGGCTCACCTGGGCTTAGCCGGCGGGGTCCACAGGGCGGCGCCTCCGGCTCAGCTGCGGGGCGCGGGGCTGTAAATGCAGGCGCCGACCCCGCTCGCgggcctgggggctgggctgggatGATTTCCGGGAAGTGATGACTTGGTCCCGGCCGGGCACGCAGGAGGCAGCGGCCGCCTAGGTGCGGAGAGCTGGGCCGCCTGGGGGTTGAGGGGGAAGGAGAGCGGGGCTTTTTGTCCCTGTGCCCCTTGATGACTCAGGCTGGCTTCTGGGCTTGATCTGGAACTGACTTTTTATGCAAGGATGGTGGCAGTGAATGCTAGTGTGAAGATTTAAAAactctccatctttttttttttttttccttatttttactCTTCGTACACATCAGTAGTCCTAAAATGTTGGAAGTAAATATCGAAAGCCGACCCTGGACCGTGTGTCTTTAGCCATCCCTTGGTGACATTGCCAGGAGGATGGGTCAGTCCAGGAGTGGCAGGGCCCAGGTGACACCTGTAGGTGGACACCTAACCGCATGAGTCCTTTTCCACTGTCAGGCTACGCGGAAGTacttggtgggtggggggggCGTCTCTGCTGCTGCAGTGAGGGGTAGAAGCTTGGGGTTCTTCCTTGCTCTCCCCTGGCAGGCTAAAAAAAGTTCCTCCCCCATGGCTTCCAAGCTTTTTTACCCCCTAAGGGAAGCTCGAGAGGGAGTCTGCTGTTCAGCCATCTGACTGCTGCTAATTCTGCTTTTCAGGCCTAAAGGGCAGTGGCCCCAGTGGCGGTAGCGGCAGTGGTGCCAATGGTACCTCTTTCAGCTACACGTTCCATGGAGACCCTCACGCCATGTTTGCTGAGTTCTTCGGTGGCAGAAATCCCTTTGACACCTTTTTTGGGCAGCGGAACGGAGAGGAAGGCATGGACATTGATGACCCGTTCTCTGGCTTCCCTATGGGCATGGGTGGCTTCACCAACGTGAACTTTGGCCGCTCCCGCCCTTCCCAAGAGCCCACCCGAAAGAAGCAAGATCCCCCAGTCACCCACGACCTTCGAGTCTCCCTTGAAGAGATCTACAGCGGTTGTACCAAGAAGATGAAAATCTCCCACAAGCGGCTAAACCCCGACGGAAAGAGCATTCGAAACGAAGACAAAATCTTGACCATCGAAGTGAAGAAGGGGTGGAAAGAAGGGACCAAAATCACCTTCCCCAAGGAAGGAGACCAGACCTCCAACAACATTCCAGCTGATATCGTCTTTGTTTTAAAGGACAAGCCACACAATATCTTTAAGAGAGATGGCTCTGATGTTATTTATCCTGCCAGGATCAGCCTCCGGGAGGTAAGGTGCCAGGTGGGGCGGTGTCTGTAGAGAGCGATGGCTGCTCTTTGAAGCAGTTTATTTAGGATTTGCTGAACACATGTGTTGGGTGTGTGGCGCTTGCCAGGCTTGGAGCATAACAGTGAACAGGACTGATCAGGGTGCTGTTCTGGAGCTTTCATGGTGGGGACATGTAGATTTGGGGGCCAGGTGTTGGCTGCAGAGGCCTGATGAGTCTTACTCTATGCCAGATGGTCTCTGGGCAAGAGCTGAGCCTCTTGAGCCAGCTTCCATCTAATGCTTATCCCTTTGCTTTTCAAGGCTCTGTGTGGCTGCACAGTGAACGTCCCCACTCTGGACGGCAGGACCATACCCGTCGTATTCAAAGATGTCATCAGGCCTGGCATGCGCCGAAAAGTTCCTGGAGAAGGCCTCCCCCTCCCCAAAACGCCCGAGAAACGTGGGGACCTCATTATTGAATTTGAAGTGATCTTCCCCGAAAGGATTCCGCAGACATCAAGAACCGTACTTGAGCAGGTCCTTCCAATATAGCTGCCAGAGCTCCCCACAGACTGACCAGGGACCTTTCCAGAGCTCAAGGATTTCTGGACCTTTCTACCAGTTGTGGACCATGAGAGGGTGGGAGGGCCCAGGGAGGACTTTCATACTGCTGAATGTTTTCCAGAGCATATATTACAATCTTTCAAAGTCGTACACTAGACTAAAGTGGTTTTTCGAGCGATAGGGCATCAGGTGGTGGGAACAGCAGGAAAAGGCATTCCAGTCTGCCCC
This window harbors:
- the DNAJB1 gene encoding dnaJ homolog subfamily B member 1 → MGKDYYQTLGLARGASDEEIKRAYRRQALRYHPDKNKEPGAEEKFKEIAEAYDVLSDPRKREIFDRYGEEGLKGSGPSGGSGSGANGTSFSYTFHGDPHAMFAEFFGGRNPFDTFFGQRNGEEGMDIDDPFSGFPMGMGGFTNVNFGRSRPSQEPTRKKQDPPVTHDLRVSLEEIYSGCTKKMKISHKRLNPDGKSIRNEDKILTIEVKKGWKEGTKITFPKEGDQTSNNIPADIVFVLKDKPHNIFKRDGSDVIYPARISLREALCGCTVNVPTLDGRTIPVVFKDVIRPGMRRKVPGEGLPLPKTPEKRGDLIIEFEVIFPERIPQTSRTVLEQVLPI